The Meiothermus sp. CFH 77666 DNA segment GTGGCGATGATTAACTTACCAGAGCAATAGTTATTATTCTCCAGCAGCAGCGATGGCCATGCAAAATACTCGCTTCCAGAAAATAACCATTCTCCAGTGACAGCGTTAACCACTTTCAGTGACAGCGATGATCATTTTCTGGCCCTGCCTGATTTTGATCACTCGTGTCACTGAAAAGCATCACGTCTCGAGACAGCCCCAATCACGCTCCACCCATCCCCTCCAGCAAAACAACCCAAAACCCCCTGAAAACCCCTCGTTTTCCTCCCAAAAAGGGGCAAAAGGGGGGTAAAAGGGGTGGTTATACGGCCTGTGAGGGGTAGCCGAGAGACAGCCCCGCACCCCCAACAGCCCCGCCTCGCCTGTCGAAATTGACTATTTGCGCCGGACACGAGTGGTCATTTTTCCTCGAGGATCAGGGCGGTGCGGGTGAGGGGGGTTCTCTCTCGGCTACCTCGCCTCGAGAGGTAAGAGGGGGTCTAGCCCCCTCTTTGCGTGACGTTCGGAGGAGGTAAGGCAAATGAAATCATCCCCAGCCAGGTTATTTGGCTTAGAGCCAAATATGGGGTTTACACCGTCCAGGACAGTGAAAACCCCCTATATTTTGGTTGAATGAGATAGCAATGAGATTTTCTCATAAACACATGATATATAATCCACAGATAGGAGATGCCCATGGACTTCCAGAAGAAACAACTGCTTACGATTGGCCTGGTGGTGTACGCCACTATCCTGGTCACCTCGTTCTTGCATGTGCTGGCGTAGTCCGGGCAACACTATTCCTCAGTTTCATCCAGCATATCCACCACCCGGAACAGCCCCTGGAGGTCCATCTTGGCGTAAATGGCCGAGGTGCTCGGGCTGGCATGGCCCAGGAGCCGTGCGGTGGCGTGCAGATCCCTAGAGGCCCGGTAGAACCGGGTGCCCGCAGTGTGCCGCAGCATGTGCAGCCCGGAGTAGCGGCTGGGCAGGCCGATGGCCTGGTAGTGCCCACTGATGCGCCACCACAGCCCATTGGCCGAGATGCCTTTGCCCAGGCGTCCGTTCCTCAGGCTTCGCAGCAGCAGGTGGGGCTCGCCCGCCGGGGCCAGAACCTGTCGGAGGCGCAGCCAGCCCTCGAGGTCCGGCACCAAGGAGCGGGGGAGGGGCACGCTACGTCGCTTGCCCCCCTTACCCCGTACCACCAGCAGGCGCTCCTCCAGCAGCACGTCCTCAACGCGGAGGCCCACCAGCTCAGCCACCCGCAGTCCGCACTCCCCGGCCAGCCGCATCGCCAGCCGGTCGCGGAAGCTAGCTGGGTCGTCAAACTGCTCGAGGTGCTTGAGCAGCCTCGAGTACCAGGAGAAGGGCAGGGCGGGCCGCTTCTCCTCGGGTGGGGTAGGGTCGCGAGGGGCCGGGGGGCTGCTGGGCGCCGCCAGCACGCCCGCCCACTCCAGGGCGCGGTAGAACTGCCGCACGCCCACCAGCCGGAGGGCCATGCTCCCCGGACTGAGCGGTTCGTGGGGCTCGAGGTGGGAGCCCTGGGTCTGGAGGCTGGCCACGTAGCGGGCAAGGGTCTCGCGGCTGCTGCGGGCGATTTGTTCCCGGGGTGCGGGCGCATCCGGCGGCCAGCACCAGGCCAGGAAGTCCCGCAGGGCAAGGCGGTAGTTTTTCAGGGTGCGGGGGCTCAGGGTGGCCTGCTTGCGGCTGTAATTAATTAGATAGGCCTCGAGCAGCTCGAGCAGCGCCGTCTCGTCCCGCTCTTGCAGAGCTCGGTGGGCCTCGAGGCGGCGGCGGGCCGGGTTCTGCCAGTTGGTTTTGAGGACGATTTTCACTGGAGACTATTATACTAGTCTTGAGTAAAATGCAAAAATAGTAGGAGAAAGCGAGTGCGCAGCAGCGCTCAGAGAAATTCTTTCAGATTACAGACATGTGCGCC contains these protein-coding regions:
- a CDS encoding tyrosine-type recombinase/integrase codes for the protein MKIVLKTNWQNPARRRLEAHRALQERDETALLELLEAYLINYSRKQATLSPRTLKNYRLALRDFLAWCWPPDAPAPREQIARSSRETLARYVASLQTQGSHLEPHEPLSPGSMALRLVGVRQFYRALEWAGVLAAPSSPPAPRDPTPPEEKRPALPFSWYSRLLKHLEQFDDPASFRDRLAMRLAGECGLRVAELVGLRVEDVLLEERLLVVRGKGGKRRSVPLPRSLVPDLEGWLRLRQVLAPAGEPHLLLRSLRNGRLGKGISANGLWWRISGHYQAIGLPSRYSGLHMLRHTAGTRFYRASRDLHATARLLGHASPSTSAIYAKMDLQGLFRVVDMLDETEE